A region of Ferruginibacter albus DNA encodes the following proteins:
- a CDS encoding T9SS type A sorting domain-containing protein, translating into MKKILTFIAVSLFSTMVFAQGTKNIVFTAKANAANGVDVYAKNISGSTISGILGASNLTLCLVLPSSLSPQPTVTISSPIGGQTFDAQLHNTITINATGYDIYTYNGLGSTGTIDFPSNTEVLLATFNLVRTNSTTTNAALAMLAAGGISGFDYCYIAPGGTDQTDYSNPFYGVSISDPNLHNCGGANDPSTNCTSLYGVANAIVPVKFTAFNAVKNADNANLTWSVANESANTDHYEIERSTDGTSFSKIATAAIKGGSSNNNYSYTDANISILQSNGTIYYRIKQVDKSGQVTYTEIRTVKLNGLAISVFPNPVKNVLTVSTSLTKAGNIIFSLTDATGKQLRQLQTSGIKGSNTNTLQMEGLASGSYLLKVSAGTETSILTIFKN; encoded by the coding sequence ATGAAAAAAATTCTAACATTTATAGCTGTCTCTCTATTTAGTACAATGGTCTTTGCTCAAGGAACAAAAAATATTGTTTTTACAGCAAAAGCTAATGCTGCCAATGGTGTAGATGTATATGCAAAAAATATATCAGGCTCAACTATTTCCGGAATATTAGGAGCTAGCAACCTTACTTTATGTTTGGTATTGCCTTCCTCATTATCTCCGCAACCAACTGTTACAATAAGTTCACCTATCGGCGGCCAAACATTCGATGCACAGTTACACAATACTATTACGATAAATGCTACCGGCTATGATATTTATACTTACAACGGGTTAGGATCAACCGGAACAATAGATTTCCCTAGCAATACAGAAGTATTGCTTGCTACGTTCAATCTAGTAAGGACTAATTCAACAACCACTAACGCAGCATTGGCAATGCTTGCTGCGGGAGGCATTTCCGGCTTCGATTATTGTTACATAGCCCCAGGCGGTACTGATCAAACAGACTATTCTAATCCATTCTATGGAGTATCAATATCAGATCCAAATCTTCACAATTGCGGTGGAGCAAACGATCCAAGCACAAATTGTACTTCTTTATATGGTGTAGCAAACGCTATTGTTCCTGTTAAATTCACTGCTTTTAATGCTGTTAAAAATGCAGATAATGCTAATTTAACCTGGTCTGTAGCCAACGAGTCTGCAAATACCGATCATTATGAAATTGAAAGAAGTACTGATGGTACCAGCTTCTCAAAAATTGCTACTGCAGCTATAAAAGGTGGTTCATCTAATAATAATTACAGCTATACTGATGCAAATATTTCAATCTTACAATCTAACGGAACTATTTATTACAGAATTAAACAAGTTGACAAATCAGGACAGGTAACTTACACTGAAATAAGAACCGTTAAATTAAATGGCTTAGCTATCAGTGTTTTCCCTAACCCGGTTAAGAATGTTCTTACAGTTTCAACGTCATTGACAAAAGCAGGTAATATCATTTTTAGTTTAACAGATGCAACAGGAAAACAATTAAGACAATTACAAACTTCAGGAATAAAAGGAAGTAATACTAACACTTTACAGATGGAAGGCTTAGCAAGCGGAAGCTACTTATTAAAAGTTAGCGCCGGAACAGAGACTTCAATCCTTACAATTTTTAAGAATTAA